The genomic region GTAGGTACCAGGACACTGCTGCTTCTAGTTGGTCTGAGTGTTCCACTGTGCTGCTGTTCTTGGGAGGTGAGGCTATTGCTGGAGACTGAGACCCAAAGTTGTGCTATATCCTTCCTCTCCCTAATGCTTTAATCTCCCTGCATACAGACCAGGCATTCAGAGACTCCTGATTGGATTCTCTcacctttaaagaagaaaattttgctCTGTACTAAGGATTTTTAAGGGGGGAGGAAGGCTTGCACCTTGAGGTTATGTTTTCCTAGCACTCCCCAGTAGCTTGATGCAGTCAGAACCCAGTTATGTTGGAGAGGTGAGGGACTGAGTTTTCACTCTTGCCCCCAGACACCGGAGGTTTTGAGTGAGTCAGTGATTGCCTGGGCAGTGGACTAAGTGTGCCTGATGGTGGTGGAGCAGAGCTGCTCTGTCTTCATGTTCTTCGTGTCTGTGCCCTGGGATGGGGGCCACTCTTATGGAGCTTTTCTTGGGTTCAGGGATAGGGCGTTCCCAGTTTACTTTCCTCATCACCAGGAATCAGGGCCAGATCTGAAGTAATTTGGCTTGGTACCATCGCCCCCAGAGAGcatgccccctcctccaccccagctGTGGGTACCACAGGACCAAGTCATTGATCACCATATCCAAACTCCCTAGTTTCACTGGGATCTTGAGGCCATGGGTCCCATCATGATTCACCTTACTGTCATCCTCAGTCATCATTCAGTGTGAGAACGCTACCagtgtctgttttgttccatGAGGACTCTTATATGGTTCCCTGACCTCCCATTGCTGGACCCTTCTCTGGGACCCTCTTGAATGCCCTTCCATGCTAAACTCCTCCTGCATCCCTaatgtatttgtcaaatgctCCCTTGTCTTTTGGGTTCTTCCCTAAAAAtccttctccttcccactccttgGAACAGAGAATTCTTTTCCATTGACTTAGCCTGACAAATGTGTGTAGCAGGTCCGACTCCGTGAGAAGCACCACAAGGAAAACGAATGACAACACTAGTCCCCTTGTGCACACACGTGTGAAGGTCGTCTTCCTTGGTATCCTTCCTTAATTCTCCTGTGCATAAACACAGACATGTATTACTGCTgtagatctttctttctctcaactcTCTCTCCAGCAGAAATGGAGGCAGGTCTCAGAGAttatgagaagaaaaggaagaacagatgtCCATAAATAGCGGAACTGTAAATGTGAGTGTTAGGCTCATACATTCATGGCACGTGAGATCAGTCCTAGCCACTACTTGTCATGTAATCTGACACCTGCGTCTAGATGGAAGTCATCTCAGAACAGATTGTACGTgataattaagaaacaaaaaccattctGTGTAAATATGCTGGGCCACATTGCGCATCCTGGCACAACCGGGGTTCTTGCTACGATTCAAATGCAcgtaaaaataattatctttaatctctttttaaaggaAGCATAAACGGCAGATTCCTACATGTAGGGTAGGACAGATGGGTCCTGTGGGGTAATGTAAGTAATCCGCAGCCCATCCTCACGGGGTAACTCAGTGACACATTCTGTCGTTTTCCTCTCTCCTGAACCAAAATGGAAATTGAACACTTTTACCTCAACTGTTTCATTCTGGCTGGGCACAGCTGATCAGGAAATACGTCTTGTTTTGTTCAGTCATGCAATTTATCAGGAAATACATTGAGAATGAGCACATTTTCATTCACTATTAAAGTTCTGAACATTAATATgactttggtttctttctttcctttttttccccccttaatatTGGGAAGAAAAACCATTCAGAGAAGAAAGTTTCTGTACCTACACGGAAAATCCTTTCCActtcacttctctttctttctctttccctttccctccctccttccttctctccctccctccctccctctctcttcttctttcttttccttccttctttctttttttggaaccCTAAGAAATACCTACTATGTCATGCTGGTCCATGAATTCTTGTGAGGTCAAGTAAATTCTGCCTTACCAATATATTACTACCAAAATGATAATTATCATACAAAAGGTATTGAGACTGTAAAGACAGTATTAATAATTGGTCATTACTGTGTCCTTACTGTGTGCCAAACACTCCTTTAAGTGAACTGTAATTAGTTTCCCATTTGCTCTTCACAAAAATGCTGCAAGGAAGGTGTTCTCATTCCTACTTCCTagatgaaaaaacagaaacttgAGTAATTTGCCCACATTCACATCAGTAGCCAATGGCCatgccaggattcaaatccagatctgCCTTAAAGTCTGTGGTCATCACCTCTTCACAGCCTCACCTCACCTCGAGTGAATTCAAAGCCAAGCTGAGAAAACTCTTCTTGGCAGAGAGGTGGGTGAGATTTGGGTTCTTTAAGGTTCCAGAAGGTTCTGACCTCTTGTTGGTATTTCCTGGGCAGTGAAGCTTAGACCTTTTTATCCCAGTTGTATATCCCTGAAAGACAGCTCACTTCAGGGTAGCAGAAGTCATATTTCTAGGGTCAGGCCTCACCTAGTGAGGACTCCCATGGTGTGGCGCATactgggggcccctgggaggctcagaggagCCATCAGGCCCAACGAAGCCTCGTTCTGCATTCCTTATCTCTTATAGGGGAGACTGGGGATTAGACCCAAAGTGCACAGGCTCTAAGATTTCAAGCAGATCCTCAAAGACCACACTTATATAAAACCATGATAGGATCAGTGACCTTCAGTAAAGCTTTGGCGAAGGCCAAAGGGCTCTTTGAACCCATCATGACTGACGctgtgttgtattttcttttttttgtttgttttgttttgtttatttaaattttttatttttttgtgttgtaTTTTCCTCTTGCAGGACATCGAGGCCTGTGTGACCATTCTCTAAAATCTTTAAGCTCAAGAATCACGGAGCGGAAGCTGCAGGGCACATGGCTGCCTGCTGGCCGAGGGAATCTGGAGAAACCACTGCTGGGGCCACGCGGCTCCGTAGTGCCTGTGTTCAGCCCTCAGAGTGGCCTCCACTCCGTCCACACTGAGACTAGTACCCTGAAGCCCAGGGTGGTGACTGTGGTGAAGCTGGGTGGGCACCCCCTCCGGAAAATCACTCTGCTCCTCAACAGACGGTCCGTGCAGGGCTTTGAGCAGCTCTTGGCTGACATCTCGGAGGCCCTGGGCTTTCCCAGATGGAAGAACGATCGCGTGAGAAAACTCTTTAACCTCAAGGGCAGGGAGATCAGGAGTGTCTCGGATTTCTTCCGGGAAGGGGATGCTTTCATAGCCATGGGCAAAGAGCCGTTGACACTGAAGAACATTCAGATAGCTATAGAAGAACTGTACCCCAGCAAAGCCCGGGCGCTGACACTGACCCAGCACAGCCGAGCCCCTTCTCCCAGGCTAAGAAGCAGGCTTTACAGCAGGGTCCTGCGAGGCGGGCACCACTGTGGGGAGACTGAGACTGCCAAGAGCTGTGGGGAGGCTGCCCGGTCCAAGGCAGGCAGCAGACATCAGGGAAAGGACCCTGCGGAGCCAGTGCCGGGGGACAGGGCCAGGCCGCAGAAGAAGTGGGTCGGGGGAAAGTGGGACCCCGAGCCCGGCAGCAGACCGCCCAGGGAAGCTACTCTGGAGAGACCTGCGAGTGGAGAGAAGCACCTGGGCGTGGAGATCGAAAGGACCTCCGGTGAGATCATCCGATGTGAGAAGTGCAAGAGAGAGCGGGAGCTCCAGCAGGGCCTGCAGAGGGAGCGGCTGTCCCTGGGGACCAGCGAGCTGGACCTGGGCAAGTGCCACAGGTATGACGCCTCGGAGAAGCTGGTGAGGACCAGGAGTTGCAGGCGGTCCCCGGAGGCTCACCCTGCAGCCGGGGAGGAAGGGTGGAAGGGCGAGAGCCACAGGAGCAGCCCCAGGAACCCCACTCAGGAGCTGAGGAGGCCCGGGAAAAACCCGGACAAGAAGGAGGACAGAGACCTCGAATGTCAGGAAGGTCATGCTCAGGCAGCCACCAAAGCCAAGCGGGAGCTTGGAGAAGCCCAGCCGGTCAGAGAGGAGGGGCTGCGGGACGTGAAGAGGGAGGCCAGGAGCGCCTGCAGGAACAGGCCGGGTGGCTGGCagcccagggagcagcaggcagagcccgAGGCGCTCCCCGGGCCGCGCGGGGGCGAGCAGGACGCAGACCGGGAGAAGCAGCCCTGTACGCAGGCGTCAGGGGCCAGGAAGCCGGCCACTCGCGGGGAGAGGGAGCCCAGGAGCGGCCGGAAGCGGCGACCGGCGGGCCTGCTGGCCACAGACGTGCACAAGCACTACGAGGCGGGCCGCGTGCTCGGGGACGGCAACTTCGCGGTGGTCAAGGAGTGCCGGCACCGCGAGACCCGGCAGGCCTACGCCATGAAGATCATCGACAAGTCCAAGCTCAAGGGCAAGGAGGACATGGTGGACAGCGAGATCCTGATCATCCAGAGCCTCTCCCACCCCAACATCGTGAAGCTGCACGAGGTGTACGAGACGGAGGCGGAAATCTACCTGATCATGGAGTACGTGCAGGGCGGGGACCTCTTTGACGCCATCATCGAGAGCGTCAAGTTCGCCGAGCGCGACGCCGCCCTCATGCTCATGGACCTGTGCCGGGCGCTGGTGCACCTGCACGACAAGAGCATCGTGCACCGGGACCTCAAGCCGGAAAACCTGCTGGTAAGCCCCGGCTGCCGGGTGGTGGGGAAGCGTGCCTCCTACACGGTTACCCCCACATTCTGGAACACGGCCTTCATGTCATTTTAACAGTCTTGAGCCAGGATTTAAAACTTTGGTTTTAGGTCATAAGTAGCTGAGACCTGTGGGTGTCGATGAAATTATTGAAAAAGCaaccttttaattaattaattaattaattaattaatttatttttgggcaacctttcaatttaaataaaatgggaaatgcCTCCTCATTCTTGGGGGAATGATGCTTCTGCCTTGACCGTGCCCGGGTACACTTAATTTCCTGCACATTTGCCTCTGGCCTAGGTACCAGCAAGAGCTGTCCCTGTGGGCTTTGAATCACCCTCCCATGGAAGCACCCCCTGGCCTTTTGAAGAGAACCTCTTGTCAGGGGGTGAGAGGCTGCCTCTGGAGTCAGATAACCTGGCTTTCTTAGTTACTTGCTGTAGGATAAGTTTTTCACATCTCTGGGCCTTGGTgtccttatttataaaacagaaatattaacaGTTCTTGTCTGACTTGGTTGAAGGTGGACGTCTGGGACCTGGCCTGGCATTCACACTTCAGCTATGGGGTTTTCCTGTTGAAGATACACGGTCTCACGGAGCGCCAACATCAGATGAGGACACTCTGTGACCTTGATGGTcaagacaaaaacaagacccCTTTATAATCATGTCCAAATGCAGATAAACCAAGATTTTCCAAATCACACGTAGGACCACACATccccttttggctactgtgagtGACTGCCTCACTTCATTCCTCCTACCTTCTTGGTAAGAATTACTGAAACACCCCATTGTAGAATTATCCTCATTTCCGACAGTAGCCAATTTGGAGCAAAACCCTGCTTTCTTGGGCCCTCCCCCAAATCACCTAACAACCCCAATCTTAAAGTCCTTTGACAAAATCTTATTTGAATTCCTGGACCCCAGTGGTGTGCCTTCTCTTTTGTTGCAGTGAGTGAGTAAACCCAGCGCTCCTGAGCTGCAGGTGGGTTCTTGGTGGTCTCTGTTCACGTGGTCACTCTCTGGCACCTTTATCGTGCAAATAAGATTTTGCAcgatattcaaataaataaataagatcttttttttttccaagatcttatttatttatttgagagagacagagagggagagtacgagtggagggaagggcagagaaagggagaagcagactctccaatgagcagggagcccaatgcggggcttgatcccaggaccctggatcatgacccaaggtaaaggcagaagcttcactgactgagccacccaggtgccccatcccacTTTCTTCTTAGCCCTGATCACCTCCTGATGCATTCcctatttattcttccttttcttttgtcctcTTACAGGAAAGACAGTTCCATGACAGCAGGCACTTGGTTTTGTTCAGACTTTACCCCAAAACCCAAACAGTTCTGTCACATGGCAGACCATCTTTAAATAGTAGttagatgggggcgcctgggtggctcagtgggttaagccgctgccttcggctcaggtcttgatctcagggtcctgggatcgagtcccgcatcgggctctctgctcagcagggagcctgcttcctcctctctctctctgcctgcctctcttcctacctgtgatctctctctgtcaaataaataaataaaatctttaaaaaaaaaaaatagtagttagATGAAGGAATGAATTCAGACCAGAGTGTGTTGCCTGCCAAACAGCCAGCATTCCACCCGTGGCGCCGGCCATCACTGTTACCACTTTAGAAATGTCTCTGATGTTAAGGTCACTATCGCAAGCAGGAATCCCGAGCCAGATGGCCGTAGATAGAGCACCAGTGAACGGGGAAAATGATCTCATgagccacatttttttcttctttttggcagGGCTTTAGCCTGTTTTCCTAAATTTCATGCCTATAGACCCAGCCTAGGAACATCATTCCACGGTATATTCATCCGTCTGTAACCTGCTCCCACAGACAAACAGAAACACCAAGAGAATGAAACGAATTATCTAGTGAAATGAAGTCTGTGTTGATCCCTCAGTCCAGCAACCTTGTTTTTGCCCAAATTGGTAGACCTGAAGAAGCCATTTGACCGGTTTCCTGAGAGGTCTGAAAGATGACCGCATGTCTCCCtttgaaaaaatttcatttctgcgTTAGCTGAATGTTCTCATCCTTTCTTCAGCAGCCTTTTGATTGTTCCTGTCTTCTGGGTCTGAGCCCGGGCGTTCTCCACGTGTGGTGCACTGTGTGCTGTTGATAACGGACATGCTGGAATGAGCCTCGGATATTTTCAGCGAATTGTCTCAGCAGAAGAGGTTCTGGTTAGAGGCCTGGGTGTTCTCCCTGAGCTGCACAGTTTGCGCGTGTGCCTCGTCAAGCATTATAAGGGTCGTACAAGCTTTGGGTGTGTGCAGTGAGATAATGTATCCTCTAGGATTGTCTTCCTTTGGGACAGGCATCTCAGCTGGCATTTTCTCAGCCAGGTCCCTGGACCAGTGCGTGGAGCCAGCTTATCTCCTGGGCCATGGAGGCTCTCACTTATGTAACGGGATTCACTTGTCAGcggtttttaaagtattttttttttaaagattttatttatttatttgacagacagagatcacaagtaagcagagaggcaggcagagagagaggaggaagcaggctccctgctgagcagagagcccgatgcgggactcgatcccaggaccctgagatcatgacctgagccgaaggcagcggcttaacccactgagccacccaggcgccccagtgtcagcggtttttaaaatggagaaggCACGGGTTTGGATCTCATGGCGAAGTTTACTTGAGGAATTAGAGAAACTGCAGGGACTATGTTTAGTATGGACAAGCTGACTGCCTTTgagaggtcatatgataactctGCGTGGATTTAAATGTCAGGATGTGTGTGTCTTTAGTGTCCTTAAGGGCAGTGAAGTGGGTATGTGCCTGTACCTGCACGCGGGCtcgtgtgtgtgttttctgagaGAGGGGCACAACAGCAGAGGAAGTATAATTTTTCAATCTTAATACATGAGTTATTTATTAGTGTTGATTGTAACTTATATTTAGACCCTTTTCTCTGATTTCAAAGGAAGcccacttttttcatttttacctttttcttcacCCCCCCCCCTTTGTGGTGGTATGGCTCCTTCAGAAATTGCAAAAAAGCTCCACATCTGAGTCATCTTCGGTGAAATAAGCGAATCTCTTTTCTGTGCCGTGGATCATTTGTCTGCTTGTATTGATCAAAATGAAAAGGTCTGTCACATTTATAAGTCACATTAGTCCTTTTTCTGGGTAAGTAAAGTCCAACGTATTGTTGTGTCAAGTCTAAACGCTAATGTCAGTGTTTTACGGCTTTTCAGACAGTTCTGATAGTACTGGATTTGGCAGTTATTTATTGGTGTTGATTGTAACTTATGAGCAGTGGGCTCATTGTCTGGGCTTAGAAGGGTGTCATCTCTCAGCTTGCTGGTCTGATAAACACTTCACAAACTTGCTTGATCTGCTAAGACTTACTATTAGCAAATACCACCGTGATGACCACTGTCcctcagtgaatgaatgaatgaatgaatttccttCAGTTGCCTTTAATTTAGTGTTTACTGCTTGTGCTGAGCTTTGTATTATCAAAGTGATTGTTTGGTCACTGTCTGTATTAAGACCTGACTTTGCTAAACTTAGGAAGGTGATTTCATGTTAGAGCTAGTATCTGACTACATGGGTGGCTTTAACTGTTGCTGCTTTTAGAGACTTTCTGAATGTGCAAAGAGGTCCTTATGAATACAGCAAGCTTATCACGTTATTTTAATCAACAGAAATATCTGTGTCTAATAATTGGGCCCCGGGGTACAATTTTAGGTCTATATTGCTGAGTTTATCTATTTCTACTGATCACATTTCCCGATAAGATGCTAGCACTCCTCTTCCCTTTGGATTACTTCGACTCCTGAGATCTTGCAAAAGAAGTTTTAATTATGAGAATTTCCAGCTTGCAGAAATGTTAATTGCTTCTTCTGCCAGTGTGTGCTCCCTTGCTGGGGCTGGAAGGCGCTGTGTGGTGTTGACGGGGCcctggtgggagaggagggggcgGACAGGAGCCCGAGAGGTGAGGATGATGACAGCAGCCCACACAGGGTGGGAGATAAGCAGGCCAAGCTCCTGATGGCCAGACTCTGAGATGGCAAAGAAGGCTGAGCAAGCGGGTGGGGGAAGACCCTGAAGAGAGGTCAGACAGGAGCAAGGTCATTTGAGACCCTCTGTCCCAGAGGAAGGGCAAAAGAAGGGACAGGTGCCCACTCTAGAAACAGGCTGAAAGGAAGGGGTTGGACAGGGAACTGTGGCTGCCAAGTTCTTGGAGCAGAGACCCTTGGAATCCAGGGCAAACGGTGGTAGGCAGCTGGGGGGACAGGTCGCAGCTCATCAAGGATAAAGGTGGTACTTTTTCTGGCCTCTCGTGGGCTCTGGGAAGGAACAGACTATTCTAGGTTTTTAACTGCTGAATGCAACTAGGACAGGGCAGTGACCGACGTCCCCAAGGCTGGTAAGGAAAATCTGGAAGGATAATAAATGGCCCAACACACTCCTGGCCATTCTCCCTCAAAAAGAAGCCTATTCagtcattttgttaatttaaattctCTAGCTTCTTTTCTCCATGTCTACTTGGATGAGCAGTGCTGTGGTACACAGTTCTCCCTGGCCTGCACGACTTACCTTTTTCTAGCTCCAGTTTCAATTTCCTTTCCCCTTAGCATCTAAGACAGAGGCATCTGGGGCCTCTCCTTAGCAGTCCAAGTACTCATGAATGCACTTATATGCCAATTGCATTCACTATGGCGCCTATGAAGCATGTCTTGTTAAGGTATTcttaacaaaatcaagaaatggggaTTTTACCcataaaaaaatcactaaagaaaAAGTGCAGTGAGGCAAGCCTTTTGGTCATTGGCCAATATCGATCAAGTTTGTGGGAAGACAGGTTTACAAGAGATCGTCTCAAGAATCCCAGGTGAATTCCAGCAGGACCCGCCAGAGTTAAGACTTTAGGTTTATGTCAGTGAGAGTGGCTCGCCGTCTGCGTTTTAACAGTTTCCAGGCAAATAAAAAGTATCCATATGGTCATTGAACCCACACATTGTCTAAGGCTTGACCACACAGCCAGAAGCTTCAGGAAATTTCTTAAAGTCTTCAAAATTCTAGATACTAGGTCATTTTGAAAACTGaggttttcttctgtttgttcctTTTGAAAGAGCCACCTCTGCAAAGGTGGGTGTCTGGTAATTTACTGTGCATCAGGAATTATCAGCAACAGAGACAACTTTAAAACACGATGGAAAATGTTGTTAAATCACTTCTAAAATTGTGACTCCATTCGGGTCCTTTAGTAAAGGTAAAGAAGAGTGATCTGCTAATGTCCTCCTAATGCCTATGTTCATGTGTGTTGTTGCTGCTATGAGAGTGATTTCTTGTGATCCATTTGAGGATCTAggattcagtttcttaaaaataaaaaaaaacaaaccctgtaTTTTCAAAATGCCCTTAATCTGAGGAAGCAAATTGGTAAATCCCTTCAACGAGTGTCCAGGGTCTAAGATCTGGTTGTCTAATTATAGTAATCTGAAACCCTGGTTCTGTTTCAGCTTCTTCTGGATGTCCTACATGTTAGGGGTCATGTAAGGAtatggagaggaaggaggaaaggaaaggagagagggagggagggagggaaggaagaaga from Mustela erminea isolate mMusErm1 chromosome 1, mMusErm1.Pri, whole genome shotgun sequence harbors:
- the DCLK3 gene encoding serine/threonine-protein kinase DCLK3 isoform X1, with the translated sequence MPAAAPTPRPPPPPARPAPPPPGHRGLCDHSLKSLSSRITERKLQGTWLPAGRGNLEKPLLGPRGSVVPVFSPQSGLHSVHTETSTLKPRVVTVVKLGGHPLRKITLLLNRRSVQGFEQLLADISEALGFPRWKNDRVRKLFNLKGREIRSVSDFFREGDAFIAMGKEPLTLKNIQIAIEELYPSKARALTLTQHSRAPSPRLRSRLYSRVLRGGHHCGETETAKSCGEAARSKAGSRHQGKDPAEPVPGDRARPQKKWVGGKWDPEPGSRPPREATLERPASGEKHLGVEIERTSGEIIRCEKCKRERELQQGLQRERLSLGTSELDLGKCHRYDASEKLVRTRSCRRSPEAHPAAGEEGWKGESHRSSPRNPTQELRRPGKNPDKKEDRDLECQEGHAQAATKAKRELGEAQPVREEGLRDVKREARSACRNRPGGWQPREQQAEPEALPGPRGGEQDADREKQPCTQASGARKPATRGEREPRSGRKRRPAGLLATDVHKHYEAGRVLGDGNFAVVKECRHRETRQAYAMKIIDKSKLKGKEDMVDSEILIIQSLSHPNIVKLHEVYETEAEIYLIMEYVQGGDLFDAIIESVKFAERDAALMLMDLCRALVHLHDKSIVHRDLKPENLLVQRNEDKSTTLKLADFGLAKHVVRPIFTVCGTPTYVAPEILSEKGYGLEVDMWAAGVILYILLCGFPPFRSPERDQDELFNIIQLGHFEFLAPYWDNISDAAKDLVSRLLVVDPKKRYTAHQVLQHPWIETVGKTSTGSLQKEVPPGSEGHVRSQHKRSAEQAS
- the DCLK3 gene encoding serine/threonine-protein kinase DCLK3 isoform X2; the protein is MPAAAPTPRPPPPPARPAPPPPGHRGLCDHSLKSLSSRITERKLQGTWLPAGRGNLEKPLLGPRGSVVPVFSPQSGLHSVHTETSTLKPRVVTVVKLGGHPLRKITLLLNRRSVQGFEQLLADISEALGFPRWKNDRVRKLFNLKGREIRSVSDFFREGDAFIAMGKEPLTLKNIQIAIEELYPSKARALTLTQHSRAPSPRLRSRLYSRVLRGGHHCGETETAKSCGEAARSKAGSRHQGKDPAEPVPGDRARPQKKWVGGKWDPEPGSRPPREATLERPASGEKHLGVEIERTSGEIIRCEKCKRERELQQGLQRERLSLGTSELDLGKCHRYDASEKLVRTRSCRRSPEAHPAAGEEGWKGESHRSSPRNPTQELRRPGKNPDKKEDRDLECQEGHAQAATKAKRELGEAQPVREEGLRDVKREARSACRNRPGGWQPREQQAEPEALPGPRGGEQDADREKQPCTQASGARKPATRGEREPRSGRKRRPAGLLATDVHKHYEAGRVLGDGNFAVVKECRHRETRQAYAMKIIDKSKLKGKEDMVDSEILIIQSLSHPNIVKLHEVYETEAEIYLIMEYVQGGDLFDAIIESVKFAERDAALMLMDLCRALVHLHDKSIVHRDLKPENLLVDVWDLAWHSHFSYGVFLLKIHGLTERQHQMRTLCDLDGQDKNKTPL